The proteins below are encoded in one region of Acidobacteriota bacterium:
- a CDS encoding SDR family oxidoreductase, giving the protein MATIFLTGFPGFLGARLLPRVLGRNAKSTAVCLIQTKFAVAARQRVAELTAETPELAGRIRLIEGDITQPDLGLEGAEARELVEETTEIFHLAAVYDLSVKRDLAMRVNVDGTVQVLDFAQRCPRLARLHYVSTCYVSGRYAGIFAESDLDKGQRFNNFYEETKFLAEVEVQERMAAGLPATIYRPAIVVGDSRTGETQKYDGPYYAMRWVLKQPFLAVLPVVGKPTRTRVNLVPQDFVIDAIDFLSGRPESAGKVYQLADPAPLTVDELLDEVALATRRRLIRLPLPVFAAKAAIDWVPFVERVMQIPSSTIDYFIHPTHYTCTHTQADLADSGIAVPPLPSYLRRLVDFMREHPEIGSEAMV; this is encoded by the coding sequence ATGGCGACAATTTTCTTGACCGGCTTTCCGGGCTTTCTCGGGGCCCGGCTGCTGCCGCGGGTACTGGGACGCAATGCGAAGTCGACGGCGGTTTGCCTGATCCAGACCAAATTCGCGGTGGCCGCCCGGCAGCGGGTGGCGGAACTCACCGCCGAGACCCCGGAACTGGCCGGCCGGATCCGGCTGATCGAAGGCGACATCACCCAGCCGGATCTGGGCCTCGAAGGGGCGGAGGCGCGGGAACTGGTGGAAGAAACGACCGAGATCTTCCATCTGGCGGCGGTCTATGACCTGAGCGTGAAGCGCGACCTCGCCATGCGGGTGAATGTGGACGGTACGGTACAGGTGCTGGATTTCGCCCAGCGTTGTCCCCGCCTCGCGCGGCTCCACTACGTGAGCACCTGTTATGTATCCGGTCGCTATGCCGGCATTTTCGCGGAATCGGATCTCGACAAGGGGCAGCGATTCAACAACTTCTATGAGGAAACGAAATTCCTCGCCGAGGTGGAGGTCCAGGAGCGCATGGCCGCCGGCCTGCCGGCGACCATCTACCGGCCGGCCATCGTGGTGGGCGACAGCCGCACCGGCGAGACCCAGAAATACGACGGTCCCTACTACGCCATGCGCTGGGTACTGAAGCAGCCTTTCTTGGCGGTGCTGCCGGTGGTGGGGAAGCCGACCCGCACGCGGGTCAATCTAGTGCCGCAGGACTTCGTGATCGATGCCATCGATTTCTTGAGCGGCCGGCCGGAGTCCGCCGGCAAGGTCTACCAGCTCGCCGATCCGGCGCCGCTGACCGTCGACGAGTTGCTCGACGAGGTGGCCCTCGCCACCCGCCGGCGCCTGATCCGCCTTCCATTGCCGGTGTTCGCCGCCAAGGCCGCGATCGATTGGGTGCCCTTCGTCGAGCGGGTGATGCAGATTCCTTCGAGCACCATCGACTACTTCATTCACCCCACCCACTACACCTGCACCCACACCCAGGCCGACCTCGCCGACTCGGGCATCGCCGTGCCGCCGCTGCCCTCGTACCTGCGCCGCCTGGTCGACTTCATGCGGGAGCACCCGGAAATCGGTTCCGAGGCGATGGTCTGA